Genomic window (Enoplosus armatus isolate fEnoArm2 chromosome 22, fEnoArm2.hap1, whole genome shotgun sequence):
AGCTTCCAGAGCAACAAAGAGATCCACGAATCAGGAAACAGTGACATACAAAGAGCATCTGTAGTGAAGCTGGAGTCTGTCGCTACGAGACTCACCCAGGTGTGTGATCTGCAGCGGGATCTGTACGGGAATCTGCAGCGCGGCCACAGAGCTGGGGGCGGGGCTGCCGCCGCTCTCATCCAATCGGGTGAGTCGGATCtggagcgaggaggaggagggacttCCCGGTCCTGATGATGTCTGCGAGGACGCCATCAGCTCCTGGAGACCCTTCAGGAGGACtggacgcacacacatacacacatgttggagtgtcaacagaaaatgtagacaataatatgtgtgtgtgtgtgtgtgtgtgtgtgtaccgcTGAAGGGGATCTCCTTGTGATTGGCTACTTGTCTCTTGATGCTCCACCACTTGGATCGCAGCCACTGAGGCGACCGGACGCTGCTCCACCCGCCGGCAAGATCCTCCCACTTGATTTCATTCTCATCCTCGACGTCCAGCTCCGATATCCTGAAACACAGCGTTTACTTTTACAGATTCAGGTGGTTTATAATGCGTATTTAAGCTCGTACACGCACACTCCGTACCTGCGTATGAGGTTGAGGTCGTCCTCCTTCATCCACTCTGTTCCCCCGCTGTGTTTCCAGTTCAGGTAATTCAGCCACTTCGACCGACACTGTTTCTCTGAGCGCGTGCGAACCTGATCTGCGACCGTCGCCCAGGAAACGCCTCCAGTGACAGCCGACCCAGGCGACACGCCCGCCATCTCGTACACGACCTCAGTGAGGCGCCTCTCCTCGTCCTCGCTCCATTTACCTGTTTTCAAAAATAAGTGAATTTTATATGAAAGataaagtcaaacttttcatAAAAGACTGTGACTGAAAATCCACACTAACGTCTGATATGATGGATTTATGTTGGTTTGGGCAAACGATGTTTATGGGTCCTGATTTAATCACCATGTCATACTCGTTCAgttgaaacaggaaaatatgtaaataagaaGAACTATATTGTGAGTTCAGCTGTATCAGGAAGAGTCagtgtttagcttagcttagcacaaagactggaagcaggggtaAACTGCTAGCCTCTCTGATTTACTTACTGATCTCTGGATGATagcaaacaaactgaaaacaagctCATTTGCCcgatattttattttgatttatatatataatttgcgAGCTCACGCTCCTCTGTACCCGTGTTGCACGTGTCCTTCATCAGTCGGCAGCGGTCTTTGACAGACGAGGCGCTGCGACCCAGAGCTGCTCCGATGGTCGCCCAGTCGTTCCCGTGCTTCTCCCTCAACCTGAAccctcagacacaaacacatattcaaaGAAACATACGTGtgatgttttaatgttaaaagaAGACACACGGAGGTTTTACTCACGCTTTCAGCTTCTCTATCTCATCAGGCGTATACCTTAGGGGGGGGAGAAACTCtttattaaacagagaaaacagcaacGTCGAGATGTGTTTGCAGCCGTCTTTTCCTCGTACACTCACTTGCCGACGTGGTTGCGGTTGTCGTACATTCGCAGGACTCGTCTGTAGACGGCGAACAGCGGCCTGTTTAACCCCAAGGCCACAGAGCGGTAGAagtccttcctctcctctttggaCATCTCAAAAATGATCTCAGCTGGGTCGTCGATGCCTCGgccctgaaacacaaacacagcgtgTACAGAACTTGACATCTTCAGATGCAGTAAAGATGCGACGGAAAGTAACGTACCTTCACGTATCGATCGATGTTGCTCATCAGAATGTCGATCTCCTCTTTAGACCACATGCCCTGCTTCCACTTATGACCTAAAGTGGAGGAAATGTTGAGTCTTTACAGTCTCATTTAATTCAtactaaatataatatatatatatatatatatatgcaaccAAAATATACTTACAGTTGCATTGAAATAAATCTAGGAAATAAGAACTAAAACTTGGGTGCTGCAGTACTTTTTTCAGCCCTGAGCAGCGTCTGCAGGGCTTCACCTTCAGTCTCCATCAGGCCCCAACCACCCTGTTGTGTGTACCTTTGTTAgtcagtgtgtctttgtcttctttcGTTGTGAACCAGGCCTGACTGACAGGTGACACCTCTGTCTTCTGATTGGGCGAGAGAGAGTCCTCGTCCTCCTGCAGaatctacacacacaaaggagCTTTTCAGACCACATCCACAACTTTGTGAAGACCAAAGCTTCGTGAAATTCAGGGCTATAAGTATATAAACTACAAGCAGTCCTGACACAATTAAAGAATGTATCAATCAGAGATGCCAAACAATCACTGTTTCCAGTTAAATTCATCCCATTTTTGAATGAGGTTTGGCGTGTAACATCCTGAGGCTAAAAGTAGCTTCGAGTTCGGAGAAACTCCTAAAATAAAGAGCGTGTCAGTTCTCACTTCAGGACTCCTACCTTTTGGTCTAAGAGTGATTCACAAAGCTAGCTCTAAAAGGAGTCTGAGAGACGTTAGAGGTAGTCCTCTATGACTACGGCCCCTGACCCCCCGGACATTATCATATTATGGTAAGTTCTGGTTTTGCAGCTCTTTTAGAAAGCAAGAGAGACCTGGACCTGAATCTGAGCGACACCCTCCTCAGAGAGATCCCCATCTGCTGTGGCCGTCATCGTCACCTCGAAGCCTTCGTCGTTCTCTGACactgagaaggagaaagagacaagtTGTTCTAGCTGCGGGCCAAAACACCTagtgtttatttcttttattatgtaGATGATTTTAATAATTATCAAGAAACTGATAAATGTTGGtgttttacgtgtgtgtgtgtgtgtgtgtgtgtgtctcactcgGTAAGGTGACCACAGAGAACTGAGGTGTGTCTGAGTCTTCCTGTTCTTCTGTAGAGAGACGCAGCTTCTTCTGAAGGGGCTCCGAGTcctcatctacacacacacacacacacacacacaataaacatatGTTCTGCACCATCAGAGGACCACACTTACATAGgcttatttcctgttttgtccccccacagtccaaaaacccaaagatattcagttaactgACACAGAAGAtaaagacaagcagcaaattctcagcAGCAGAAGTTGGAACTAGACAGAGaacgtggtgtgtgtgtgtgtgtgtgtgtgttaacccaCCGTTGTGAGGACAGTGCAGTATGATGCTTCCATCACTgtcctgtgtgagtgtgacggACTTGACGGTTTCTAACGCTGCAGCCTCCTCATCCTCGGCTGCTGAACTCATCGTCCACCTGGtgatcaataaaacacattgaCTGCTATTTCATGGCCACAGGTTTGTGttctttttcaattttatgGCATTTATGTAAGTGCAAGATTATTGATATCACTGTTTTGGCAAAGATAATAATTCTATGAAGTGTTTGGACGTGCCTGATGCTGACAGAGCAGATTAAATCATCTGAGTGTACTTGTAGGTAACAGTACTTTAGTGAATAATGGCTATAAAATATACTATAATATGCCTACTATATGGTCATAGATGTATAGGTAGGTAGGTACATCGGGGTAGTAGTGAATTACAAACAAGTATAGTATCTATGATCAATTTTAAAACGCAGGCCTGTGTAAGGTGCAATGCATCGCGTGAAGACATTACACTTACTTAGATTCATACCAAACTCCCTTCAAATTTATACCAATTTAAAGGCAAATTGGATATTGGCACAGGTATTCAACTCCCTCATCAGTACTTATGACATCTTACTTATCATTAGTATGGATCAGTTAACTCGGGTAAGAAGTGATACATAAAtaagttatttttttatagTGAGTTTAAACTGCTCGCTACCGCCCTCCACTGTTTTACAGTGCCAAAAGTCTACATTAGCAGCAAACCAGCCCAGCCATTGGATTGGCCATCATTTATCAAAATGTGCTTGTTGGACAGTATGTGTGCAGGCTGGGTCACTTTTAAAGGGTTTTACTTAAAATTAAAATCAGCAGTGTATTTATTGTTCGGTAATCAACATTGTTATGTAGAATCTGTCTATTTTTGAATTTAGTTCTGCGTCAGGTCCCATGCATCGCTATTTGGAACACTGCCGAAAACACTGGGATTCAGCTCAGAGATAGATGCGTGACTTTATGTGATATAAACTCCAAAGACGTTTGGTTACACCGACGTAACAATTCACGAAATGATCCTAGTCTGAATACACAAAAGCAAGAATGTCGTTATGTTAAATGATGtttccagcagacacacagtgtcCCGCTATTGGTGAAGCTCTGACACAATGCTAACCATTAGCATCCAGCAAGCTACCCAGCTAAATGAAAGACGAAAAATCTCCGGCGCCATGTTAGTCGACAAGGGGAAGCTTATGGCgtctgtgctgtttgtgttctggcACTTATTCTCGAATTTTCCCACTCTGCGCTTTCTCTGCGCTCCCCCCCCCGGCTCCGACTACCAAACAGAAAGtgaattttacttttgatttggCTACTTACTTCCTGTTTTTGGTCCGGGGACTTGCGAGTTACCAGGATGAAGGTAAGTGCCAGGATGGAGGATCGGCCGTCCGAGGGCCAGGGGGTTGCCAGATTTGAAGATTGTCCGTAAACTGAACGGTTGTATAATTCTGTGTCATTGATGTGTTAAATATACTTTTATTAGGAACtcaaatttgcatttgaattaaAGCGTTTAATTTATTAGTGTATCAGCataaaattaattggcaactatttaGATTTCTTcgagcaaaaatgccaaacactcaTTGGATGCAGCTTCTCAATTATGAgggggtttttttctgtgttttatgttattgttttcagacatttaattgaccaaatgattaatcaagaaattggcagattaatcgataataaaaatgatcattGGTTTCACAATCGAAAAACTATGGGTACCTGcttcatagatagatagactacattttattttgcctaTTCATGTATTAGAACATGAAAAAGATTacttatttaatttaaacattacCACTAGTaagtgtgtgttaaagtgaaTAAATTATTTGTCTTGAATCCAAAATAATTCGATTTTCGTGTAAATATCAAACCTGGCAACCACCCTCTCCGCTCGAAAATCTGTCCGGCTAACAAcctgacttatttattttttgattgatttaaataATGTGAAGTAGAAAGTAAAAATCGACATGTACGCATGAAATAAATTTGAGTAACTTCTTATACATATCCTGCAACTACATTTTGTAGGTGAACGATGCGTGATTTGTTGAGATGGAAGTGGTTCCGTTGTTATTTCGGTCGGACCACTATTAACGACGAACGGAGCATTCAAAGTGCACAAAtccaaatcacacattttagcACTTACAGGCATCAGTTAGACAAGACATGGGTGAACAACCAGTCAGAGTGTAAGTTTAACgttataaatatttgaaatatggCTTTAATAAcgtttcttttgttaaatgtcgTGGTTTTatctgtgatgttttttattttaattttagccATGATGTGACAGGAGGTCTGTTGCATTTCAATCGCTACTAAAACACATTCATAGAAGTTTTTGTGTACGTGTTGGACAAAGTTTAAAAGAAGGTTAAGTTGTTTCATTTGATAACTAGGGTATGACTAAATCCGGTAGGAAACGCGACGACCGTCGCCGaacttcattcaaaatgtatatattttaaggTTGCGTTACTCATCGGCACTTTTATATACATGATAAGACGTGACGTAGAAGCATGACCGATGTAGGTTGTGGGGACTGAAAAATTCGGCATACATACACTCTACCAAAATACATGCATTTTAAGAGGATTTTaggcatttttttaaaatctgacaATAACATAACGTGAGAGTTACAACCAGGTcctttacacatttttaaatgatactGATCTAAAGCGCACGTATTAGTCATGTCATGTCTGCCAAATTAAAATGTGGCATTTAATATCCTCCTGTACATGTTTACCAACGAACAAGGTACAGTTAAAGTCTTTAAAGCTGTTAGGAAAACGCAGCAGTTTTTGGGAGAGAATAGGATTGAATTCTGGGATGGAAGCTGTGTATTGCTGATATAAAGATTAAAGTAGTAAAGCGTGTCTGTTTGCAGGTTGGCATGTGGGGATGTTGAAGGTAGACTGAATGCTTTGTTCAATCGAGTCCAGACCATCCAGAAGAAGACCGGACAGTTTGATGTGAGTCAGTTAATCCGGTTCTTAAATGTCTTTACAGATAATAAGTAAATCAGCCTGAAGTTGGTAAAATATGCCAGAGATGCTCCAACTACTCTACTCCCACTTTTGATAGTTACCATACTGTTGATGTTTGGTGCTGTTTTCtcgcagctgctgctgtgtgttggaGAGTTTTTTGGAACGACACCAGAGGCCGAAGCAGAGTGGCAGCAGTACAAAACTGGAGCCAAGAAAGGTACGAACATCTGGATAACCAACTGTTGACACCAGCTGAAGAGAGAAGCAACTTTAAACTCAACTTTATGAGGCATCATGGTGGCTAATTAGGCTTGAGAGTTTTTGAGTTAAACCATTGCTTTTTGCCATGACCTTTGCCCCTCATCTTAAATTAGTCTGCAGCTCACATGTCAGATATTTGTACGTTTTTAGCTAAACCAAGAAGAACGATTTCTAtttattaaaacagaaatatcttaTTACAATAGTGAAAAACATGCCGATACATTTTGGATGCTACTTTGATCGGCTGATGAGGAAATTCATTTTCTGCTCCTGTGTGTCTTTTGTGCCTCCTCAGCTCCCATCCACACGTACATCCTCGGAGCAGCCAGCCAGGAGACGGTGAAGAGTTTCTCCAGCGCCGATGGCTGTGAGCTGGCTGACAACATCACGTATCTGGGTTAGATTCTGCTGCATACACAGAGTACATCCCGATTCCCTTAGAGGAAAGTAGTGGAGGGATTCAGATGCAAGGAAAAGACGCAACTGAGGGAAACATGGATGTAGTTAAAGGGAATATATCCGGGATATTTCAACCTGCCGTATTTCCCATAAATGTGGCCACTGTGACTCTCCGGCTTGTGTTAACTTCACCACCTCCGTCGTGGAGATTCAGGCAAACGAATGATTTCCGGGTCAAGCGAGGGACGATCATATAAGGGAATAGGGACGTACCTAAAGCTTTGGTTTGTACATTAAAGGTTCCATTAttcaacagttttatttatgtgtgtttcaggacGGCGAGGTGTGTTCACGGGCGTGTCAGGATTACAGATAGCCTACGTCAGCGGTCGGGAGGCCCTGCAGGAACCGGCCCCGGCTCACTGCTTCACCTCCAAAGATCTGTCGGCCCTCGTGGCTCCGCTGACCAGCAGCTCCAAGTTCAGAGGAGTCGACATCCTGCTGACGTCACAGTGGCCCCGAGGAGTGTGGAACTACGGAAACAACCCGGTAACCAGGAATTCAAGTGCAGAATatataaatgttgttgttgttaacaaACGTGAAATACCTGTTGGATGGATGAGGTTTCACGTGTAAAcgtttctgctgttgttttcacgTGTCTCTGTTGCAGGAAGTGAACACAAAGTTCTGTGGAAGCGGCTCCGTCGCCACCCTCGCTGACAAACTGAAACCACGATACCACTTTGCTGCACTAGAGGGCGCTCACTATGAAAGACTCCCATACAGGTAGACTGCACGGCTGTGGAGCGCTTAAATTCTTTCTACACAGGAAGTGGGAATGTGTTGCGTTGTGTAGTTTGACATCTGTTGCTGGAGACCTCGAATTTGAGCAAATATCTGACCAATAAACAAAGCGCCCTCCCTTTGGAGAGACCCGACCCCtaggctgggaaccactggactacaCTACACAGATATGTTACACTatgttacactgtgtgtgtgtgtgtgtgtgtgtgtgtgtgtgtgtgttaacagtaCTGCGTTTCCATCCTCAGGAATCATGTTGTTCTCCAGGAAAATGCTCAGCATGTCAGCCGCTTCATCGCCCTGGCAACCGTCAACAACCCCGCCAagaagaaggtgtgtgtgtgtgtgtgtgtgtgtgtgtgtgtgtgtgtgtgtgtgtgtgtgtgtgtgtgtgtgtgtgtgtgtgtgtgtgtgtgtgtgtgtgtgtgtgtgtgtgtgtgtgtgtgtgtgtgtgtgtgtgtgtgtgtgtgtctccgtcTCCTGTAACCAGCTATGTAGACTTTGGACTCCCAGCAGAGGTTTTCAGACTGTGAGGAGTTGAAGCTCACTCagctcagtcaaatctgaactcacagacatgatacacacatacactaccGTTCAAAAGTTTGGGGTCACCCAgacaattttgtgttttccatgaaAAGTCACACTTTTATTTACCACCATGAGTtgtaaaatgaatagaaaatataGTCAAGACATTGAGAAGGTTAGAAATaatgatttgtatttgaaataataattttttccttCAAACTTTGCTTTCGTCAAAGAATCCTCCATTTGCAGCAATTACAGCATTGCAGACCTTTGGCATTCTAGCTGTTAATTTGTTGAGGTAATCTGGAGAAATTTCACCCCACGCTTCTAGAAGCCCCTCCCACAAGTTGGATTGGCTTGATGGGCACTTCTTGCGTACCATACGGTCAAGCTGCTCCCACAACAGCTCAATGGGGTTTAGATCTGGTGACTGCGCTGGCCACTCCATTACAGATAGAATACCAGCTGCCTGCTTCTTCTCTAAATAGTTCTTGCACAATTTGGAGGTGTGCGTTGGGTCATTGTCCTGTTGTAGGATGAAATTGGCTCCAATCAAGCACTGTCCACAGGGCATGGCATGGCGTTGCAAAATGGAGTGATAGCCTTCCTTATTCAAAACCCCTTTTACCCTGAACAAATCTCCCACCTTACCAGCACCAAAGCAACCCCAGACCATCACGTTACCCCCACCTTGCTTGACAGATGGCGTCAGGCACTCTTCCAGCATCTTTTCAGTTGTTCTGCGTCTCACAAATATTCTTCTGTGTGATCCAAACACCTCAAACTTCGATTCGTCCGTCCATAACACTTTTTTCCAATCTTCCTCTGTCCAATGTCTGTGTTCTTTTGCCCATattaatctttttcttttattggcCAGTCTCAGATATGGCTTTTTCTTTGCCACTCTGCCCTGAAGGCCAGCATCCCGGAGTCGCCTCTTCACTGTAGATGTTGACACTGGCGTTTTGCGGGTACTATTTAATGAAGCTACCAGTTGAGGACCTGTGAGGCGTCTATTTCTCAAACTAGAGACTCTAATGTACTTATCTTCTTGCTCAGTTGTGCAGCGAGGCCTCCCACTTCTCTTTCTACTCTGGTTAGAGCCTGTTTGTGCTGTTCTCTGAAGGGAGTAGTACACACCGTTGTAGGAAATCTTCAGTTTCTTGGCAATTTCTCACATGGAATAGCCTTCATTTCTAAGAACAAGAATAGACTGTCGAGTTTCACATGAAAGTTCTCTTTTTCTGGCCATTTTGAGCGTTTAATCGACCCCACAAATGTGATGCTCCAGATACTCAACCTGCTCAAAGGAAGGTCAGTTTTATAGCTTCTCTAACCAGCTaaactgttttcagctgtgcTAACATGATTGCACAAGGGTTTTCTAATCATCCATTAGCCTTCTGACGCAATGAGCAAACACATTGTACCATTAGAACACTGGAGTGATAGTTGCTGGAAATGGGCCTCTAT
Coding sequences:
- the dmtf1 gene encoding cyclin-D-binding Myb-like transcription factor 1 produces the protein MSSAAEDEEAAALETVKSVTLTQDSDGSIILHCPHNDEDSEPLQKKLRLSTEEQEDSDTPQFSVVTLPMSENDEGFEVTMTATADGDLSEEGVAQIQILQEDEDSLSPNQKTEVSPVSQAWFTTKEDKDTLTNKGHKWKQGMWSKEEIDILMSNIDRYVKGRGIDDPAEIIFEMSKEERKDFYRSVALGLNRPLFAVYRRVLRMYDNRNHVGKYTPDEIEKLKALREKHGNDWATIGAALGRSASSVKDRCRLMKDTCNTGKWSEDEERRLTEVVYEMAGVSPGSAVTGGVSWATVADQVRTRSEKQCRSKWLNYLNWKHSGGTEWMKEDDLNLIRRISELDVEDENEIKWEDLAGGWSSVRSPQWLRSKWWSIKRQVANHKEIPFSVLLKGLQELMASSQTSSGPGSPSSSSLQIRLTRLDESGGSPAPSSVAALQIPVQIPLQITHLASDSSAAAGDSETITLNTGALQTFEILPSFHLQPTGTPGTYYLQTTSNQGLPLSLSTGQGLPLGLANNSTVTLTTGSSPSSHEHIILHSLSTDGLCSSDGVIIQTVTSDPASSDPLSQSQLVVETEGRSQDNRLDATSLLEGSENVVTETQEPMTDAFTDKELSSPSVEGSVVHSGITSGSTVLIVSPPNISSTLTDPILENQDGSD